A single window of Syntrophales bacterium DNA harbors:
- a CDS encoding amidohydrolase family protein: protein MRVFDSHLHLFNTKIIDNVSRRKELVGLLNLQTAGAYARLDIASLAASMKDAGVAAGLILPTAAAADVERINTIFIEKARTTDFLHTAGTLHPAYPNNQKEIDRLCQKGIRGIKLCSFSQGFVLDGPPALALFDLIDLHNRSDAKPLFVVLDTFYHAHSYFGTDQTCTTRPVQIAALARRYPHTVFIGAHMGGLSAPFAQLWAELLPSNNLLLDTSNAAHTLTQEQFVALLKRFGPGRIVFGTDWPWFVHEAEIARINELTGAAGFSAKQKAAVFYDNMAELLSI from the coding sequence ATGAGGGTTTTTGACAGCCACCTTCACCTTTTCAACACAAAAATAATTGACAATGTCTCGCGCCGCAAGGAGTTGGTCGGCCTGTTGAATCTGCAGACCGCAGGCGCGTATGCCCGCCTGGATATCGCGTCGCTGGCCGCTTCCATGAAGGACGCCGGCGTTGCCGCCGGGCTGATTCTGCCCACGGCTGCGGCCGCGGATGTGGAACGGATCAACACGATTTTCATCGAAAAGGCAAGGACGACGGATTTTTTGCACACAGCCGGCACCCTGCACCCCGCTTATCCCAATAATCAGAAGGAAATTGACAGGCTCTGCCAGAAGGGAATCCGGGGAATCAAACTGTGCTCTTTTTCCCAGGGTTTTGTGCTCGACGGCCCGCCGGCTTTGGCCCTGTTCGACCTGATCGACCTCCATAACCGCAGCGACGCAAAGCCCCTGTTCGTCGTGCTGGACACATTTTATCACGCCCATAGCTACTTTGGCACGGATCAGACCTGCACGACAAGGCCTGTCCAGATCGCGGCGCTGGCCCGGCGTTACCCGCACACGGTCTTCATCGGCGCCCACATGGGTGGCTTGAGCGCCCCCTTCGCGCAGTTATGGGCAGAGCTGCTCCCCAGTAACAATCTGCTGCTCGATACGTCCAATGCGGCCCATACCCTGACACAGGAGCAGTTTGTCGCCCTGCTCAAGCGCTTCGGCCCCGGACGCATCGTTTTTGGCACGGACTGGCCCTGGTTTGTGCACGAGGCCGAAATCGCCCGGATAAATGAATTGACAGGGGCGGCCGGGTTTAGCGCCAAGCAGAAAGCCGCTGTCTTTTACGACAACATGGCCGAACTGCTTTCGATATAG